The Micromonospora sp. WMMD961 genome has a segment encoding these proteins:
- a CDS encoding potassium transporter TrkG: MRWFLRNPVRLVPLGFLVPILLGTGLLMARWATVEHQRPPLVTALFTASSAVSVTGLAINDTPNYWSGAGLVVITLLTQLGGLGILTAAALVILVVSRQLGLRNRLLVQAETAEFGIGDVARLLRRIAVTVFACEAVMTALVAGRLWWAYDYGPGRALWSGGFHAVQAFNNCGFALYSDGLLAFARDPWVSLPLAFGGIVGGLGFPALFEAAREWRRPAGWVVATKLTIWGSLALLLLGFAGLLAAEWTNASTIGSYDAPGKVLASFTQIALSRTGGYNVLNIAELQEESYPLLIVLMFIGGGSASTAGGIKVSTFFLLGFTIWAELRGEPDVTVGHRRVATASQRQAVTVALLSVALVTAGTMLLLLLTEGVRFVAALFEVTSVFSTTGLTVGLAAELPASGQLVLTALMFVGRVGPLTLGSAIALNTRRRLYRYPQEQPIVG, from the coding sequence GTGCGCTGGTTTCTCCGCAATCCCGTGCGGCTGGTGCCGCTGGGGTTCCTGGTGCCGATCCTGCTCGGCACCGGGTTGCTGATGGCGCGCTGGGCAACCGTCGAACACCAACGCCCGCCCCTGGTCACCGCGTTGTTCACCGCCAGCTCGGCGGTGTCGGTGACGGGACTGGCGATCAACGACACCCCCAACTACTGGTCCGGCGCGGGCCTGGTGGTCATCACCCTGCTCACCCAGCTCGGCGGTCTCGGCATCCTCACCGCCGCGGCGCTGGTCATCCTGGTGGTCTCACGCCAACTGGGTCTGCGCAACCGGCTGCTGGTGCAGGCCGAGACTGCGGAGTTCGGGATCGGAGACGTGGCCCGCCTGCTGCGTCGGATCGCGGTGACCGTCTTCGCCTGCGAGGCGGTGATGACCGCGCTGGTCGCCGGCCGGCTCTGGTGGGCGTACGACTACGGGCCGGGGCGGGCCCTGTGGTCGGGGGGGTTCCACGCCGTCCAGGCGTTCAACAACTGTGGATTCGCGCTCTACAGCGACGGCCTGCTGGCCTTCGCCCGCGATCCGTGGGTGTCGCTGCCGCTGGCGTTCGGGGGGATCGTCGGAGGGCTCGGGTTTCCCGCCCTGTTCGAGGCCGCCCGTGAGTGGCGCAGGCCGGCGGGGTGGGTGGTGGCCACGAAGCTGACCATCTGGGGCAGCCTCGCCCTGCTGTTGCTGGGCTTCGCCGGCCTGCTCGCCGCCGAGTGGACCAACGCCAGCACCATCGGCTCGTACGACGCCCCAGGCAAGGTCCTCGCGTCGTTCACCCAGATCGCGTTGAGCCGCACCGGCGGCTACAACGTGCTGAACATCGCCGAACTCCAGGAGGAGAGCTACCCGCTGCTGATCGTGCTGATGTTCATCGGCGGCGGCAGCGCCAGCACGGCCGGGGGCATCAAGGTGTCCACGTTCTTCCTGCTCGGGTTCACCATCTGGGCGGAGTTGCGCGGCGAGCCGGACGTGACGGTCGGGCACCGAAGGGTGGCCACCGCCAGCCAGCGACAGGCGGTCACCGTGGCTCTGCTCAGTGTCGCACTGGTCACGGCCGGGACCATGCTCCTGTTGCTGCTCACCGAGGGCGTGCGGTTCGTCGCGGCCCTGTTCGAGGTCACCTCCGTGTTCAGCACCACCGGGCTCACCGTCGGCCTCGCCGCCGAACTGCCGGCCAGCGGGCAACTGGTGCTCACCGCGCTGATGTTCGTCGGCCGGGTCGGGCCGCTCACCCTGGGGTCGGCGATCGCCCTGAACACCCGGCGCAGGCTCTACCGCTACCCCCAGGAACAACCAATTGTCGGCTAG
- a CDS encoding TrkA family potassium uptake protein: protein MAARRSDGGGIVVIGLGRFGCHLAASLSRMDREVLAVDRNPDQVQRFSDQLDRVVQADSTEEGALRQLGVASFARAVVAIGASVEASVLTVLALVELGVPQIWARATSQKHAKILSSVGAHHVIFPEAETGDRVAHLIVSRLLDFVEFDDDFAIATVRVPESLVGRTLLDLRPDERSGVRVIGAKVPGERFRYASDDTALTHGGVLVVEGGIDQVQRFAERR from the coding sequence GTGGCCGCGAGACGATCGGACGGCGGCGGCATCGTGGTGATCGGGTTGGGCCGCTTCGGCTGCCACCTGGCCGCGTCGCTCAGCCGGATGGACCGCGAGGTGCTGGCCGTCGACCGCAATCCGGACCAGGTTCAGCGCTTCTCCGACCAACTCGACCGGGTGGTCCAGGCCGACTCGACCGAGGAGGGGGCGCTACGTCAGCTCGGCGTCGCCAGTTTCGCCCGGGCGGTGGTGGCCATCGGGGCGTCGGTGGAGGCGAGTGTCCTCACCGTGCTGGCGTTGGTCGAGTTGGGTGTGCCGCAGATCTGGGCGCGGGCCACCTCGCAGAAACACGCCAAGATCCTGTCGTCGGTGGGCGCGCACCACGTGATCTTCCCGGAGGCGGAGACCGGTGACCGGGTCGCGCACCTGATCGTCAGCCGGCTGCTGGATTTCGTCGAGTTCGACGACGACTTCGCGATCGCCACCGTCCGGGTCCCGGAGTCACTCGTCGGGCGCACCCTGCTCGACCTGCGCCCGGACGAGCGATCCGGGGTCCGGGTGATCGGCGCCAAGGTGCCCGGTGAGCGTTTCCGCTACGCCTCGGACGACACGGCCCTCACCCACGGCGGAGTGCTGGTCGTGGAGGGTGGGATCGACCAGGTCCAACGATTCGCCGAACGACGCTGA
- a CDS encoding serine/threonine-protein kinase, with the protein MGGGDRKNAQLLDERYRLVEQLGAGGMSVVWRGYDEVLGRQVAVKVLASRLASDRAFRHRIRVEAQAAARLCHPNITNVYDYGESEQVGLTVPYVVMELVDGASLASRLGREGRLPWREAVTIGAEVSSALATAHARGVVHRDVTPGNVMLTPTGVKVVDFGISALVGESEKGPDGALLGTPAYLAPERLDNGQVSPATDVYAVGLLLYRMLTGRLPWQASTTTQMLRAHMYNDPDPMPPVPGLPDGVTDLVRRCLAKRPGDRPATAELARTLAEAAGMLAAVPVSPAAGSLDPAALANAGTTILPWSAATDALPLSRTRNRSRRTDRRRRRVEAGVAAVGLIAVTGAMWGFTSRSPASGEDRPTTEARMGLPPAATCDVTYALRADTGKEFAAELTLTNSGKQELRDWTMSFTFPGQQTVTKAEPTSVQQQGSSVLIRPAAARTTLAPGAAEKLTLSGTYSGANPLPVEFRLGDVTCGVRVSGVAGSVPSTAPASTATATKKAPPKKATTPSGSGGGGAQKAKPPKPAKGPAKPGDAKGPGGPGKG; encoded by the coding sequence ATGGGCGGTGGGGACCGGAAGAACGCGCAACTCCTCGATGAGCGGTACCGGCTCGTCGAGCAACTCGGCGCGGGCGGCATGTCGGTGGTCTGGCGGGGCTACGACGAGGTGTTGGGCCGCCAGGTCGCAGTGAAGGTGCTCGCCTCCCGGCTCGCCAGCGACCGGGCCTTCCGGCACCGGATCCGGGTGGAGGCGCAGGCCGCCGCACGGCTCTGCCACCCCAACATCACCAACGTGTACGACTACGGCGAGTCCGAGCAGGTCGGCCTGACCGTGCCGTACGTGGTGATGGAGCTGGTCGACGGCGCTTCGTTGGCCAGTCGGCTGGGCCGGGAGGGCCGGCTGCCGTGGCGGGAGGCGGTGACCATCGGCGCCGAGGTCAGCTCCGCGCTGGCCACCGCACACGCGCGTGGTGTGGTGCACCGTGACGTCACCCCCGGCAACGTGATGCTCACCCCGACCGGGGTGAAGGTCGTCGATTTCGGCATCTCCGCGCTGGTGGGGGAGAGCGAGAAGGGGCCGGACGGCGCGTTGCTCGGCACCCCCGCCTACCTCGCTCCGGAGCGGCTGGACAACGGCCAGGTCTCCCCGGCCACCGACGTGTACGCCGTCGGGCTGCTGCTCTACCGGATGCTCACCGGCCGATTGCCCTGGCAGGCCAGCACGACCACGCAGATGCTGCGCGCGCACATGTACAACGACCCGGACCCGATGCCGCCGGTGCCCGGCCTGCCCGACGGGGTGACCGACCTGGTGCGGCGCTGCCTGGCCAAGCGGCCCGGTGACCGTCCGGCGACCGCCGAACTGGCCCGGACGCTCGCCGAGGCGGCCGGGATGCTCGCCGCCGTTCCGGTCTCGCCGGCCGCCGGGTCACTGGACCCAGCCGCGCTGGCCAATGCCGGCACCACCATCCTGCCCTGGTCCGCGGCGACCGACGCGCTGCCGCTGTCCCGCACCCGTAACCGGAGCCGGCGGACGGACCGGCGTCGCCGGCGGGTGGAGGCCGGGGTGGCCGCCGTCGGCCTGATCGCGGTCACCGGGGCGATGTGGGGATTCACCTCGCGCAGCCCGGCCAGCGGGGAGGACCGGCCGACCACCGAGGCCCGGATGGGCCTGCCGCCGGCCGCGACCTGCGACGTGACGTACGCGCTGCGCGCCGACACCGGCAAGGAGTTCGCCGCCGAGCTGACCCTGACCAACAGCGGGAAGCAGGAACTGCGGGATTGGACGATGAGCTTCACGTTCCCCGGTCAGCAGACCGTGACGAAGGCCGAGCCGACGTCGGTGCAGCAGCAGGGCAGCTCGGTGCTGATCCGACCCGCGGCCGCGCGCACCACCCTGGCACCCGGTGCCGCCGAGAAGCTCACCCTGTCCGGGACGTACAGCGGGGCCAACCCCCTGCCGGTGGAGTTCCGGCTCGGCGACGTGACCTGCGGGGTACGCGTCTCCGGGGTCGCCGGTAGCGTGCCGTCCACCGCGCCGGCGAGCACCGCGACCGCCACGAAGAAGGCCCCGCCGAAGAAGGCGACGACCCCCAGTGGCTCCGGCGGTGGCGGTGCCCAGAAGGCGAAGCCGCCGAAGCCCGCGAAGGGGCCCGCGAAGCCCGGCGACGCCAAGGGCCCGGGTGGTCCGGGAAAAGGGTGA
- a CDS encoding fused MFS/spermidine synthase, which translates to MSSPPPDVAAPPSSPASPVPVTGRALPNGLAAFLVFFSSGAVLVLETVALRLVGPYVGVTLQVTSSVIGIALAAIAYGAWSGGWLADRRNPRGLLAPALVLAGIATAITLPVVRYAGEVLRGGAASGILLLVALAVFVPAALLAAVTPLVVKLQLADLRRTGQVVGRLSGIGTLGGITATLLTGFVLVAALRSTVILLTLAVALGLVGIGLGWYLRRQEPTELPGPARTRAALAVLGLLGAGLTTIAPNPCDIETAYHCARVVSDPDRPTGRTLLLNSAQHSYVDLADPKHLEYAYTKWIGAVADVAAPAGKRLDALHLGGGGFTIPVYLTATRPGTENVVFEIDGGLVELGEQELGVRTGPELRAVVGDARMLVAGEPTDSRDLVVGDAFGHLVVPWHLSTREMAAEVRRVTRPGGVYVQNVIDYPPLRFIRAELATVAAEFRHVALIAPPEALAEQQGSNFLIVGSDTPLPLDAVRARLNEVDPKVSLLSGVELTDFVSSAMVLTDDYAPVDQLLATA; encoded by the coding sequence ATGAGCTCTCCACCGCCCGACGTAGCGGCCCCGCCGTCGTCCCCGGCCTCGCCCGTTCCGGTCACCGGCCGGGCGTTGCCCAACGGCCTGGCCGCCTTTCTGGTCTTCTTCTCCAGCGGGGCCGTGCTGGTGCTGGAGACCGTCGCGCTGCGCCTGGTCGGCCCGTACGTCGGGGTGACCCTCCAGGTGACCAGCTCGGTGATCGGCATCGCGCTGGCCGCCATCGCGTACGGGGCGTGGTCGGGTGGCTGGCTGGCCGACCGGCGCAACCCGCGGGGTCTGCTGGCGCCGGCGCTGGTGCTGGCCGGCATCGCGACCGCGATCACCCTGCCGGTGGTCCGCTACGCCGGTGAAGTGCTGCGCGGCGGGGCGGCCAGCGGCATCCTGCTGCTGGTCGCGCTGGCCGTGTTCGTGCCGGCCGCGCTGCTGGCCGCGGTCACCCCGCTGGTCGTGAAACTCCAACTGGCCGACCTGCGCCGCACCGGCCAGGTGGTCGGTCGACTCTCCGGGATCGGCACCCTGGGTGGCATCACCGCCACCCTGCTCACCGGGTTCGTGCTGGTCGCCGCGCTGCGCAGCACTGTCATCCTGCTGACCCTCGCGGTGGCGCTCGGGCTGGTCGGCATCGGCCTCGGGTGGTATCTGCGGCGGCAGGAGCCCACCGAACTGCCCGGCCCGGCCCGGACCCGGGCCGCGTTGGCAGTCCTCGGCCTGCTCGGGGCCGGGCTGACCACGATCGCGCCGAACCCGTGCGACATCGAGACGGCGTACCACTGCGCCCGGGTCGTGTCCGACCCGGACCGGCCCACCGGGCGGACGCTGCTGCTCAACTCGGCCCAGCACTCGTACGTGGACCTCGCCGACCCGAAGCACCTGGAGTACGCGTACACGAAGTGGATCGGCGCGGTCGCCGACGTCGCCGCACCCGCCGGGAAGCGGCTCGACGCGCTGCACCTGGGCGGCGGCGGGTTCACGATTCCGGTCTACCTCACCGCCACCCGGCCGGGCACCGAGAACGTGGTGTTCGAGATCGACGGCGGCCTGGTCGAGCTGGGTGAACAGGAGTTGGGCGTACGCACCGGGCCGGAGCTGCGGGCGGTGGTGGGTGACGCCCGGATGCTGGTCGCCGGCGAGCCGACGGACAGCCGGGACCTGGTCGTCGGTGACGCGTTCGGTCACCTGGTGGTGCCGTGGCACCTGTCCACCCGGGAGATGGCGGCCGAGGTGCGACGGGTGACCCGCCCCGGCGGCGTGTACGTGCAGAACGTCATCGACTACCCGCCGCTGCGGTTCATTCGCGCCGAGCTGGCCACGGTGGCGGCCGAGTTCCGGCACGTGGCGTTGATCGCGCCGCCGGAGGCCCTCGCCGAGCAGCAGGGTTCCAACTTCCTCATCGTCGGCTCGGACACGCCGCTGCCGCTGGACGCCGTCCGCGCCCGGCTGAACGAGGTGGACCCCAAGGTCAGCCTGCTCTCCGGTGTGGAGCTCACAGATTTCGTCAGCTCGGCGATGGTGCTGACCGACGACTACGCCCCGGTGGACCAGCTCCTGGCCACCGCCTGA
- a CDS encoding inositol monophosphatase, translating into MADTLLDDVGDLLREAADQVVVPLFRKLDDEDVSEKAPGEVVTVADRRAEELLSAGLRRLRPGSMVVGEEGVADDPGLLRHLSDGGDVWLVDPVDGTANFAAGRRPFALMVSLLTDGRPAAGWILDPLADTLAVGSADDGTLLNGRPVDRTATPPPLGELRGAAMTRFLPPETRDRVRAGGRQLGELLPGQHCAGREYLDILTGEQQFVLFWRTLPWDHAPGTLLVRAAGGVARRFDGADYHPADDGRGLLVAANEQVWAEVRDALLDS; encoded by the coding sequence GTGGCTGACACCCTGCTCGACGATGTTGGCGACCTCCTCCGCGAGGCCGCCGACCAGGTCGTGGTGCCCCTGTTCCGCAAGCTCGACGACGAGGACGTGTCGGAGAAGGCACCCGGTGAGGTGGTCACCGTCGCCGACCGCCGGGCCGAGGAGTTGCTGTCGGCGGGGTTGCGCCGGCTGCGGCCGGGCTCGATGGTGGTCGGCGAGGAGGGCGTCGCCGACGACCCGGGGCTGCTGCGGCACCTGAGCGACGGCGGGGACGTCTGGTTGGTCGACCCGGTCGACGGCACCGCCAACTTCGCGGCCGGTCGCCGGCCGTTCGCCCTGATGGTGTCGCTGCTGACCGACGGACGACCGGCCGCCGGCTGGATCCTCGACCCGCTCGCCGACACCCTCGCCGTCGGGTCTGCCGACGACGGCACCCTGCTCAACGGCCGGCCGGTGGACCGCACCGCCACGCCTCCGCCGCTCGGCGAGCTGCGCGGGGCGGCGATGACCCGGTTCCTGCCGCCGGAGACCCGGGACCGGGTCCGCGCCGGCGGCCGGCAACTCGGTGAGCTGCTGCCCGGCCAGCACTGCGCCGGCCGCGAGTATCTGGACATCCTCACCGGCGAGCAGCAGTTCGTCCTGTTCTGGCGCACCCTGCCGTGGGACCATGCCCCGGGCACCCTGCTGGTCCGCGCCGCCGGTGGCGTCGCCCGCCGGTTCGACGGGGCCGACTACCACCCGGCCGACGACGGCCGTGGTCTGCTCGTCGCCGCCAACGAGCAGGTCTGGGCCGAGGTACGCGACGCCCTCCTCGACAGCTGA
- a CDS encoding response regulator — protein MTAPADGKSPIEVLLVEDDPGDVLMTQEAFEEHKLRNRLTVVSDGAEALAYLRQEGQYADAVAPDLILLDLNLPRRDGREVLEEIKKDEELRRIPVVVLTTSQADEDILRSYQLHANAYVTKPVDFERFISVVRQIDEFFVSVVKLPPRG, from the coding sequence ATGACCGCGCCGGCGGATGGCAAGAGCCCGATCGAGGTCCTGCTCGTCGAGGACGATCCGGGTGACGTGTTGATGACCCAGGAGGCGTTCGAGGAGCACAAGCTGCGCAACCGGCTGACCGTCGTCTCCGACGGCGCCGAGGCGCTCGCCTACCTGCGGCAGGAGGGCCAGTACGCCGACGCGGTGGCGCCGGACCTGATCCTGCTCGACCTCAACCTGCCCCGCCGGGACGGCCGGGAGGTGCTGGAAGAGATCAAGAAGGACGAGGAGCTGCGTCGGATCCCGGTGGTCGTGCTGACCACCTCGCAGGCCGACGAGGACATCCTGCGCAGCTACCAGCTGCACGCCAACGCCTACGTGACCAAGCCGGTGGACTTCGAGCGCTTCATCTCGGTGGTCCGCCAGATCGACGAGTTCTTCGTCAGCGTGGTCAAGCTGCCGCCGCGTGGCTGA
- a CDS encoding sensor histidine kinase, with protein sequence MKPVVGGWSLRRRVVTLLTVVGILLIGLAGAEAAMAARNRTQIDAVLNQTGPLRVQSQELLNALLDQETAVRGYAVSGKPADLGPYRDGLAQEQSVVASMRSLLHDYPQIGQEMRIVEERAAQWRQSVAEPVITTTEQSGTRAGQALITDQTRQQFDQLRAAVDDLQEEILAAREQAATNVRTSSNVLVVLLIVAALVVVVAGAVLLVSLDRMVVRPLTGLADQVREVAEGDYQHRIATVGPPEFIRLGDDVDAMRQKIAADLAEVRGARERIEWVNSQLQKQAEELTRSNRDLEQFAYVASHDLQEPLRKVASFCQLLQRRYAGQLDERADQYIAFAVDGAQRMQRLINDLLAFSRIGRLTTGFVEVDLNKVMGDVAGQTEAARQYADAELTWTELPVISGEEPLLTNLLANLVSNSIKFRRADVPPKVHISARLVGTEWEISCEDNGIGIEPEFADKIFVIFQRLHSKDAYPGTGIGLAIVKKIVEYHGGRVWVDTDVAEGTAIRFTLPALPADVESAAVVDSPEQPAALSAGDTTPPDEARAAPAEQSGGSDRPDRADAASGSGRTGDMRETVG encoded by the coding sequence GTGAAGCCAGTGGTCGGCGGCTGGAGCCTGCGCCGCCGGGTCGTCACCCTGCTCACCGTCGTGGGCATCCTGTTGATCGGCCTGGCCGGGGCGGAGGCGGCGATGGCCGCCCGTAATCGCACCCAGATCGACGCCGTCCTGAACCAGACCGGCCCGCTGCGGGTGCAGTCGCAGGAACTGCTCAACGCCCTGCTCGACCAGGAGACGGCAGTCCGTGGGTACGCGGTCAGCGGTAAGCCGGCCGACCTGGGCCCGTACCGGGACGGGCTCGCGCAGGAGCAGAGCGTCGTCGCCTCGATGCGGTCGCTGCTCCACGACTATCCGCAGATCGGCCAGGAGATGCGGATAGTCGAGGAACGCGCCGCGCAGTGGCGGCAGTCCGTGGCCGAGCCGGTGATCACCACCACCGAGCAGAGCGGCACCCGCGCGGGGCAGGCGTTGATCACCGACCAGACCCGGCAACAGTTCGACCAGCTTCGCGCGGCGGTGGATGACCTCCAGGAGGAGATCCTCGCCGCGCGGGAGCAGGCCGCCACCAACGTGCGTACCAGCAGCAACGTGCTGGTCGTCCTGCTGATCGTCGCCGCCCTGGTGGTGGTCGTGGCCGGCGCGGTGCTGCTGGTCTCGCTGGACCGGATGGTGGTCCGGCCACTGACCGGCCTGGCCGACCAGGTCCGTGAGGTCGCCGAGGGCGACTACCAGCACCGCATCGCCACCGTCGGCCCGCCGGAGTTCATCCGGCTCGGCGACGACGTGGACGCGATGCGCCAGAAGATCGCCGCCGATCTGGCCGAGGTGCGTGGTGCCCGCGAGCGCATCGAGTGGGTCAACAGCCAGCTCCAGAAGCAGGCCGAGGAGCTGACCCGGTCCAACCGTGACCTGGAGCAGTTCGCGTACGTGGCCTCGCACGACCTGCAGGAGCCGCTGCGCAAGGTGGCCAGCTTCTGCCAACTGCTGCAGCGCCGCTACGCCGGGCAGTTGGACGAGCGGGCCGACCAGTACATCGCGTTCGCGGTGGACGGCGCTCAGCGGATGCAGCGTCTGATCAACGACCTGCTCGCGTTCTCCCGGATCGGCCGGCTCACCACCGGCTTCGTCGAGGTCGACCTGAACAAGGTGATGGGCGACGTGGCCGGTCAGACCGAGGCCGCCCGGCAGTACGCCGATGCCGAGCTGACCTGGACCGAACTGCCGGTGATCTCGGGTGAGGAACCGCTGCTCACCAACCTGTTGGCGAACCTGGTCAGCAACTCGATCAAGTTCCGGCGGGCGGACGTGCCGCCCAAGGTGCACATCTCGGCCCGTCTGGTGGGCACCGAGTGGGAGATCAGCTGCGAGGACAACGGCATCGGCATCGAGCCGGAGTTCGCCGACAAGATCTTCGTGATCTTCCAGCGTCTGCACTCGAAGGACGCGTACCCCGGCACCGGCATCGGGCTGGCCATCGTCAAGAAGATCGTCGAGTACCACGGCGGCCGGGTCTGGGTGGACACCGACGTGGCAGAGGGCACCGCGATCCGCTTCACACTGCCGGCCCTTCCGGCGGACGTGGAGTCGGCTGCCGTCGTCGACTCGCCGGAACAGCCGGCGGCTCTTTCCGCGGGCGACACGACGCCCCCGGACGAGGCTCGGGCAGCGCCGGCCGAGCAGTCCGGCGGGTCGGACCGACCGGACCGGGCCGACGCGGCGTCGGGAAGCGGTAGAACGGGTGACATGAGGGAGACGGTGGGATGA
- a CDS encoding fused response regulator/phosphatase codes for MPYPHGGLARHANLPPGERLRVLLVEDDEGDAFLVAELLAETNSMIDLLVATSLREARQRIGDVDCVLLDLGLPDAQGLDGLRQVLEMSSGAAVCVLTGRSDEHLGVVAVAEGAQDYLVKGQVDGVLLTRALRYAVERKRADENARRLREVELRQAESARLERGLLPQPLMTTDQVAVHTFYRPGRHAALIGGDFFDVVQTRPDRLDLIVGDVCGHGVDEAALGVELRVAWRALVLAGVPDDEVLPALEQVLMSERRLQEIFATVATVRLDLDANRATVRLAGHPPPLLLSGGRVTPVPAPGGRLLGVRPRRPIAYDVEFDNDDWSLLMYTDGLIEGRVGEGNERLDVPGLTGLLDEPANRSVSLPELPAWLVGRAERLNGGALSDDVAMLLVSRGGGR; via the coding sequence GTGCCGTACCCGCACGGCGGCCTGGCGCGGCACGCCAACCTGCCACCGGGAGAGCGGTTGCGGGTGCTGCTGGTGGAGGACGACGAGGGCGACGCGTTCCTGGTCGCCGAGTTGCTCGCCGAGACGAACTCGATGATCGACCTGCTGGTCGCCACCAGCCTCCGGGAGGCGCGGCAGCGGATCGGCGACGTGGACTGTGTCCTGCTCGACCTGGGCCTGCCCGACGCGCAGGGGCTGGACGGGCTGCGCCAGGTGCTGGAGATGTCGAGCGGCGCTGCGGTCTGTGTGCTCACCGGCCGCTCGGACGAGCACCTGGGCGTCGTAGCGGTCGCCGAGGGTGCGCAGGACTACCTGGTCAAGGGCCAGGTCGACGGGGTGTTGCTGACCCGGGCGCTGCGCTACGCGGTGGAGCGCAAGCGCGCCGACGAGAACGCCCGCCGGTTGCGCGAGGTCGAGCTGCGTCAGGCCGAGTCGGCCCGCCTCGAACGCGGCCTGCTGCCGCAGCCGCTGATGACGACCGATCAGGTGGCGGTGCACACCTTCTACCGGCCCGGCCGGCACGCCGCGCTGATCGGCGGGGACTTCTTCGACGTGGTGCAGACCCGCCCGGACCGCCTCGACCTGATCGTCGGCGACGTCTGCGGGCACGGGGTGGACGAGGCCGCACTCGGTGTCGAGCTGCGGGTGGCCTGGCGGGCCCTCGTGCTCGCCGGAGTGCCGGACGACGAGGTGCTGCCCGCGCTGGAGCAGGTGCTGATGAGCGAGCGCCGCCTCCAGGAGATCTTCGCTACGGTGGCCACCGTCAGACTCGACCTGGACGCCAACCGGGCCACCGTCCGACTCGCCGGGCATCCGCCACCGCTGTTGCTCTCCGGTGGCCGGGTCACCCCGGTGCCCGCACCCGGCGGCCGACTGCTGGGCGTACGACCCCGCCGGCCGATCGCCTACGACGTGGAGTTCGACAACGATGACTGGTCCCTGCTGATGTACACCGACGGCCTCATCGAGGGGCGGGTGGGCGAGGGCAACGAACGCCTCGACGTACCGGGGTTGACCGGGCTCCTCGACGAGCCGGCCAACCGGTCGGTGTCGCTGCCCGAGTTGCCGGCCTGGCTGGTCGGTCGGGCGGAGCGGCTCAACGGCGGCGCGCTCTCCGACGACGTGGCCATGCTGCTGGTCAGCCGGGGTGGTGGCCGGTGA